One segment of Gammaproteobacteria bacterium DNA contains the following:
- a CDS encoding mycofactocin-coupled SDR family oxidoreductase gives MGKLEGKVAFITGAGRGQGRAHAVLMAREGADIAALDICRDLSYPRYSLAKRSDLEETVRQVRECGRQALELVADVRDSAAMERAVQETVATFGRIDILICNAGIADMALTWDITEEWWDTMIDVNLKGYWLAVKYVVPQMLAQKTGGSIVMTSSVAGLRGEPGMAHYCASKWGVVGLAHSLAHELAPHHITVNTLHPTAVDTDIITGMAQAADMATEDLVEFIRQGNALPVKLIDAEDVANAALWLVSGEARYVTGQKLNIDAGRMLK, from the coding sequence ATGGGCAAACTGGAAGGCAAAGTAGCGTTCATCACCGGCGCAGGGCGCGGCCAGGGCCGAGCGCATGCGGTGCTGATGGCTCGCGAAGGGGCCGACATTGCAGCGCTGGATATCTGCCGCGATCTTTCCTATCCACGCTATTCGCTGGCAAAGCGCAGCGACCTGGAGGAAACCGTCCGGCAGGTGCGAGAGTGCGGACGCCAGGCGTTGGAACTGGTCGCCGATGTCCGTGACAGCGCAGCGATGGAAAGAGCGGTTCAGGAAACAGTCGCCACTTTCGGACGTATTGACATTCTGATTTGCAACGCTGGCATCGCCGATATGGCCTTGACTTGGGACATCACCGAGGAATGGTGGGACACGATGATCGATGTCAATCTCAAGGGCTATTGGCTGGCGGTGAAATATGTCGTTCCACAGATGCTGGCGCAAAAAACCGGCGGCAGTATCGTGATGACGTCTTCTGTGGCTGGATTGCGCGGCGAGCCGGGCATGGCTCATTACTGCGCTTCCAAATGGGGTGTTGTCGGACTGGCTCATTCGCTAGCCCATGAACTCGCCCCGCACCATATCACCGTCAATACCCTGCATCCCACCGCTGTCGACACCGACATCATCACCGGTATGGCGCAAGCTGCCGACATGGCGACCGAGGATTTGGTCGAATTCATCCGCCAAGGCAATGCCCTACCGGTCAAGCTGATCGACGCGGAAGATGTCGCCAACGCGGCATTATGGCTGGTTTCTGGGGAAGCTCGCTACGTGACGGGACAGAAGCTTAATATCGACGCCGGCAGGATGCTCAAATGA
- the mftA gene encoding mycofactocin precursor (Mycofactocin is a small molecule electron carrier derived from the final two amino acids, Val-Tyr, of MftA, the mycofactocin precursor. It plays a role in redox homeostasis and the metabolism of alcohols and aldehydes in Actinobacteria, including Mycobacterium tuberculosis.), translating to MFIPVEQRPEPPTPYPAPIAEAAPSAEAAARQPEPLAELPKVTEELLIEEVSIDGMCGVY from the coding sequence ATGTTTATCCCTGTCGAACAACGTCCCGAACCGCCTACTCCCTACCCAGCGCCGATTGCAGAAGCCGCACCGAGCGCCGAAGCAGCGGCCCGACAGCCTGAACCGCTGGCAGAATTGCCGAAAGTCACCGAAGAGCTACTGATCGAAGAAGTCAGCATCGACGGCATGTGCGGCGTTTATTGA
- the mftB gene encoding mycofactocin biosynthesis chaperone MftB (MftB, a small protein, is a peptide chaperone that assists the radical SAM enzyme MftC in performing two modifications to the C-terminal Val-Tyr dipeptide of the mycofactocin precursor peptide, MftA. MftB's role is analogous to the role of PqqD in the biosynthesis of PQQ, a cofactor that derives entirely from a Tyr and a Glu in the precursor PqqA.): MNATVELVACYRLAPGVAIRPERFGGLAYRYDNRRLYFLHSHQAVEFMNRLDGRRSLQEILDEFLASRNMPLSASETLVKAVGQLERMGLLTQVT, from the coding sequence ATGAACGCAACCGTCGAACTGGTGGCCTGTTACCGGCTAGCGCCGGGGGTGGCGATCCGCCCAGAGCGCTTCGGCGGTCTGGCATACCGTTACGACAACCGCCGCCTCTATTTCCTGCATTCCCATCAGGCGGTCGAGTTCATGAACCGCCTGGATGGTCGCCGTTCCCTACAAGAGATTCTGGATGAATTCCTGGCCTCGCGCAACATGCCACTGTCTGCCAGCGAGACGCTGGTTAAGGCCGTCGGGCAATTGGAACGAATGGGCCTTTTGACGCAGGTGACCTAG
- the mftF gene encoding mycofactocin biosynthesis glycosyltransferase MftF (Members of this protein family, MftF, are glycosyltransferases, members of PF00535 (glycosyl transferase family 2). The encoding gene is found as part of the mycofactocin cassette, in Mycobacterium tuberculosis, many other Actinobacteria, and occasional members of other lineages. Mycofactocin itself, a putative redox carrier, is a heavily modified derivative of the C-terminal Val-Tyr dipeptide of the mycofactocin precursor MftA (TIGR03969).) has translation MLRSSVAAMAYPVQQGMKQAEWPDDGGAVAVAPPLVPPSAQPARYALQPHLSVIADEQGGTLLCLRPLLALRLNRQATALLSALPQPHSIAELATQVPGMTPAAITAFLDNLVRRRLLIRRPAGITVWPQVSIIIPAHGRTEATRRCVQSLLALDYPADRREIIIVDDASEPPLAEALRDLPIQLVRQERNIGQSAARNLAATIASGEILAFIDNDCVAEPDWLRSLLPYLDQPAMAIVGGRIIAPPARGAVAAFEAVRSPLDMGAVETEVAPNAAVSYLPTCNLLVRRDVLLAHGGFDATLRVGEDVDFIWRTLRSGNRAWYVPAGRVVHDHRVRWKDWLRRRADYGSSEADLQQRYPEGRRLMHLPRVSLLLLLSVLLVPWFEGWGLGPAAVAATLLSTELIHKQRELRRIGVRLSIGRVAVALGREHAAALYHLSASTVRYYSLPLLAIGGIQPHGLPFIFLLLIIAPLADHRRLQPQLSRPVFIGLYGLELAAYQVGLWRGCRQRRTLRPLLPRLIWRR, from the coding sequence GTGCTACGAAGCAGCGTGGCGGCAATGGCTTATCCAGTCCAGCAAGGCATGAAGCAGGCGGAATGGCCCGACGATGGCGGCGCAGTCGCCGTCGCGCCGCCACTTGTTCCGCCATCAGCCCAACCGGCGCGCTACGCTCTGCAACCCCATCTATCCGTCATAGCGGATGAGCAGGGCGGAACCTTGTTGTGTCTACGTCCGCTGCTGGCGCTGCGCTTGAATCGGCAGGCCACGGCATTGCTCAGCGCGTTGCCACAACCTCACAGCATTGCCGAACTGGCGACTCAAGTTCCGGGAATGACGCCAGCGGCAATCACCGCGTTTCTGGATAACCTGGTGCGCCGCCGGCTATTGATCCGGCGTCCAGCAGGGATAACGGTTTGGCCGCAGGTCTCGATCATTATCCCAGCGCACGGTCGCACCGAGGCCACCCGCCGTTGTGTGCAATCGCTGCTGGCGCTGGATTATCCTGCTGACCGGCGTGAAATTATCATAGTCGACGACGCGTCTGAGCCGCCGCTGGCCGAGGCGCTGCGCGACTTGCCAATCCAGCTTGTGCGCCAGGAACGCAACATTGGTCAGTCCGCCGCCCGCAATCTGGCGGCGACAATAGCCAGTGGCGAAATACTGGCGTTCATCGACAACGACTGTGTCGCCGAACCTGACTGGCTGCGCAGCCTGCTGCCTTATCTGGACCAGCCAGCGATGGCGATTGTGGGCGGCCGGATCATAGCCCCGCCTGCCCGTGGCGCTGTGGCGGCGTTTGAGGCGGTGCGCTCGCCACTGGATATGGGCGCGGTGGAAACGGAAGTCGCCCCGAATGCCGCCGTATCCTACTTACCGACCTGCAACCTGTTGGTGCGCCGTGATGTGCTGCTTGCGCACGGCGGCTTTGATGCGACGTTGCGGGTTGGCGAGGACGTAGATTTCATCTGGCGCACGTTGCGCAGTGGAAACCGCGCCTGGTACGTCCCGGCTGGCCGAGTCGTGCATGACCATCGCGTGCGCTGGAAGGACTGGCTGCGCCGCCGCGCCGACTACGGTTCTTCCGAAGCCGATTTGCAACAACGCTATCCCGAAGGCCGACGGTTGATGCATTTGCCGCGCGTCAGCCTGTTGCTGCTTTTGAGCGTGCTGCTCGTGCCGTGGTTTGAAGGCTGGGGCTTGGGGCCGGCGGCAGTCGCTGCAACTCTGTTGAGCACGGAACTCATCCACAAGCAGCGTGAGTTGCGGCGCATCGGAGTCAGGCTATCCATCGGTCGGGTCGCCGTCGCGCTGGGCCGGGAACATGCGGCGGCTCTGTATCATCTAAGCGCCAGCACCGTTCGCTATTACAGCTTGCCGCTGCTGGCTATCGGCGGGATACAGCCGCATGGACTGCCCTTTATTTTTCTGTTGCTCATCATTGCGCCGCTGGCTGATCATCGGCGGCTGCAACCTCAACTGTCACGACCGGTTTTCATTGGCCTGTATGGCTTGGAATTGGCCGCCTACCAAGTGGGCCTCTGGCGCGGCTGCCGGCAACGGCGCACCTTGCGGCCATTGCTGCCGCGCCTGATCTGGCGGAGATAA
- a CDS encoding sigma-54-dependent Fis family transcriptional regulator: MSDETAAHAKHILSVVQGTGNSPLLEASIARSWIRCVNNYGLDAVQSHQPRVLEQFRLREHRERLDDFLEIAQIEVNNLYQRIAGSGFAVILTDGDGVIVNWICDVNLSRPFERVGLWPGAIWNEENEGTNAIGTALIEQRALTIHRNEHFCSQHIQLTCSAAPIFDPQGRLLAVLDISATSSQDSKQSQLHTLALAYLSARMIEHGFFLRVFRQQWILRFHHQPELVGQSSEGLLAFGNDGRILAVNQSAADQLKQARYQLIGQHIDALFAITLETLLGYAGGQPRALWPIVDAMGNRFFALLYGSEQRLPKNRPRLTAFETKPLPLAMKTLESLAGKDPLMDYNVNCIRRVMNKRVNILLTGETGTGKEAFTRAIHDASERAGKPFVAVNCASIPETLIESELFGYKYGAFTGARQEGRRGKILQAHGGTLFLDEIGDMPPPLQTRLLRVLEEKEVLPLGSDTPVPVDVFLISATHRNLREYMATGAFREDLYYRLNGLELRLPALRERSDRLLLIRNVLAAESDGANLCISDDALMALNAYSWPGNIRQLRNVLRTAAALCDDQCVRLENLPAEITGSVSNDASWRALNYGAIMPSATVTGGLAQAEREALLSQLDRHGWNITNTAAHLGFSRNTLYRKMRKHGIQPREYPTP, encoded by the coding sequence ATGTCGGACGAGACGGCTGCACATGCGAAACACATCCTATCTGTGGTGCAGGGAACCGGGAATTCACCTCTACTTGAAGCCAGTATTGCGCGCTCCTGGATCCGCTGTGTTAATAACTACGGTCTCGATGCCGTCCAATCCCATCAACCTCGAGTACTCGAACAGTTCCGTCTGCGGGAACATCGGGAACGCTTGGATGACTTTCTGGAAATCGCCCAGATCGAAGTGAACAACCTCTATCAGCGAATCGCTGGCTCAGGCTTTGCCGTGATCCTGACGGATGGCGACGGCGTGATCGTCAATTGGATTTGCGACGTCAATCTGAGCAGACCTTTTGAACGAGTTGGCCTATGGCCAGGCGCCATCTGGAATGAGGAAAACGAAGGAACTAACGCCATTGGCACCGCCCTGATCGAGCAACGCGCCCTGACCATTCACCGTAATGAGCATTTTTGCAGTCAGCATATCCAGTTAACCTGTTCGGCGGCGCCGATTTTCGATCCTCAGGGTCGCTTGTTGGCGGTGCTGGATATCTCCGCAACGAGTTCCCAGGATTCCAAGCAAAGCCAGCTCCATACTCTCGCGCTGGCTTACTTGAGCGCTCGGATGATCGAACACGGTTTTTTCTTGCGAGTATTTCGTCAGCAATGGATACTGCGTTTCCATCACCAACCGGAGTTGGTCGGCCAAAGCAGCGAGGGTTTGCTGGCTTTTGGTAACGATGGCCGTATCCTAGCCGTTAATCAAAGCGCGGCGGATCAGCTCAAACAAGCGCGTTATCAACTCATCGGCCAACACATCGACGCGCTTTTCGCCATCACCTTAGAAACTTTGCTCGGCTACGCCGGTGGCCAGCCTAGAGCGCTATGGCCGATCGTCGATGCGATGGGCAATCGGTTTTTTGCGCTGCTCTATGGATCTGAGCAACGGTTACCCAAGAACCGGCCGCGCTTGACGGCGTTTGAAACTAAGCCCTTGCCTTTAGCCATGAAAACCCTGGAAAGCTTGGCTGGGAAAGATCCGCTGATGGATTACAATGTCAATTGTATTCGGCGAGTCATGAATAAGCGTGTCAACATCCTGTTAACCGGAGAAACCGGCACCGGCAAGGAGGCATTCACCCGAGCGATTCACGACGCCAGCGAACGAGCTGGCAAGCCTTTTGTCGCGGTGAATTGCGCTTCGATCCCGGAGACGCTGATCGAAAGTGAGTTATTCGGTTATAAATACGGAGCGTTTACTGGCGCGCGTCAGGAAGGCCGGCGCGGCAAGATTTTGCAAGCGCATGGCGGTACGCTGTTTTTGGACGAGATCGGCGATATGCCGCCGCCGTTGCAAACCCGGTTGCTGCGGGTTCTGGAAGAGAAGGAGGTGCTACCGCTCGGCAGCGATACGCCGGTGCCGGTAGATGTGTTCCTGATCAGCGCTACTCACCGTAATTTGCGAGAGTACATGGCGACCGGAGCGTTTCGGGAGGATTTATATTACCGGTTAAATGGCCTGGAGTTACGCTTGCCCGCTTTACGTGAACGCAGCGACCGGTTATTGCTGATACGCAATGTATTGGCTGCGGAAAGCGATGGTGCCAATTTGTGTATCTCTGATGATGCATTGATGGCGCTGAACGCTTATTCATGGCCAGGTAATATCCGCCAATTGCGCAATGTCCTGCGCACGGCGGCGGCATTGTGCGATGATCAATGTGTTCGGCTGGAAAATCTACCGGCGGAGATCACTGGGTCAGTGTCGAATGATGCGTCCTGGCGCGCCTTGAATTATGGCGCAATAATGCCGAGCGCTACGGTCACAGGGGGTCTCGCGCAAGCTGAGCGGGAAGCGCTGTTGAGTCAACTGGACCGTCATGGTTGGAATATCACCAATACCGCTGCGCATTTAGGTTTTAGTCGCAACACGCTGTACCGCAAGATGCGCAAGCACGGTATTCAGCCGCGTGAGTATCCGACCCCTTGA
- the mftE gene encoding mycofactocin biosynthesis peptidyl-dipeptidase MftE: protein MNIQRLTELTWPDAAQAVAAGVTTVILPLGATEQHGPHLPLGTDTYRAAALAGQLAKRLPAMVAPVIPIGCSDEHSGFAGLLSLEVETLAAVIVDCARRMVDWGVQRLIVLSAHGGNGSALALAETRLRQELPALAVWIPDPMTICGEAVLAIAAEAGLPFNALGLHAGEWETSELLYLRPEQVCMEQAAPGHTGDMDAALATLIAKGTRALTATGVVGDPCLANASRGECYLAAQAACYEAAWRQWLIQSSKA from the coding sequence TTGAATATTCAGCGACTGACTGAATTAACGTGGCCGGACGCAGCGCAAGCCGTCGCCGCTGGCGTCACGACGGTGATTTTGCCGCTGGGCGCGACCGAGCAACACGGCCCGCATTTGCCCTTGGGCACCGATACCTACCGGGCGGCGGCGCTGGCCGGACAATTGGCGAAACGGTTGCCGGCGATGGTGGCGCCGGTGATTCCCATTGGCTGTTCCGACGAGCACAGCGGGTTTGCCGGCCTGTTGAGTCTGGAGGTGGAAACGCTAGCGGCGGTGATCGTGGATTGCGCCCGGCGCATGGTCGATTGGGGTGTGCAACGATTGATTGTATTGTCGGCGCATGGCGGCAACGGATCGGCGCTGGCGTTGGCGGAGACGCGCTTGCGGCAGGAGTTGCCGGCGTTGGCCGTGTGGATTCCCGACCCCATGACGATCTGTGGCGAGGCGGTGCTGGCCATTGCCGCCGAGGCAGGTTTGCCGTTCAACGCCCTCGGCTTGCACGCCGGTGAGTGGGAAACCTCGGAACTACTGTATCTACGCCCGGAACAGGTGTGCATGGAGCAAGCCGCGCCGGGTCATACAGGCGATATGGATGCAGCGTTAGCCACTTTGATTGCGAAGGGGACGCGGGCCTTGACGGCAACCGGCGTGGTGGGCGATCCCTGTCTGGCGAATGCAAGCCGGGGCGAGTGTTATCTGGCGGCGCAAGCCGCGTGCTACGAAGCAGCGTGGCGGCAATGGCTTATCCAGTCCAGCAAGGCATGA
- a CDS encoding electron transfer flavoprotein subunit beta translates to MRIAVCLKYVPDPSTIEVDPLTGSIDTGRVLYMMNPADESALELALRLRPPNGAVTVLSVGPVEADRLLQDALAAGADAALRVWDDGLGSLKPIVTTTLLAAALRVKELPDLVLCGGHSADRGSGTVPALLAEHLDWPVATDVTQFELEPGRMRVQRRLARGARAESEITLPAVLGLETGLAHLRQASLPSLMRVKHMPIPLYGLEELGLSPQDLHFPAMTLHEIMPPRPRARAMFTPDASAPVPDRIAQIMSAGVAGKAGKILDSGTPEQQADAIIEFLRQRGFLEHRT, encoded by the coding sequence ATGCGTATCGCGGTTTGTCTTAAATATGTTCCCGATCCCAGCACCATCGAGGTCGATCCGTTAACCGGGTCGATCGATACCGGTCGCGTGCTGTACATGATGAATCCCGCCGATGAAAGCGCGCTGGAATTGGCATTGCGGCTGCGGCCGCCCAATGGAGCCGTGACCGTGTTGAGCGTAGGACCCGTCGAAGCCGATCGCTTGCTACAGGATGCGCTGGCCGCGGGGGCCGATGCAGCGCTGCGCGTGTGGGATGACGGGCTGGGCAGCCTCAAACCGATTGTCACCACGACGCTGCTGGCGGCGGCGCTGCGCGTGAAAGAACTCCCCGACCTGGTGCTGTGCGGCGGGCATAGCGCGGATCGCGGATCGGGCACCGTGCCTGCGCTGCTGGCGGAGCATCTGGACTGGCCGGTCGCCACCGATGTGACCCAGTTCGAGCTGGAACCTGGGCGGATGCGTGTACAGCGGCGGCTAGCGCGCGGGGCGCGAGCCGAGAGTGAAATCACTTTGCCGGCGGTTTTAGGACTGGAAACTGGATTAGCGCATCTGCGCCAGGCCAGTCTGCCGAGCCTGATGCGGGTCAAACACATGCCGATTCCGCTCTACGGGCTGGAGGAATTAGGGTTGTCGCCGCAGGATCTGCACTTTCCAGCGATGACCCTGCATGAAATCATGCCGCCCCGTCCACGGGCGCGGGCTATGTTTACTCCTGACGCTTCCGCCCCCGTCCCGGATCGGATCGCCCAGATCATGTCCGCTGGCGTCGCTGGCAAGGCTGGAAAAATTCTGGATAGCGGCACGCCAGAACAACAAGCCGACGCCATCATCGAGTTTTTGCGTCAACGCGGTTTTCTGGAACACCGGACTTGA
- a CDS encoding 4Fe-4S dicluster domain-containing protein — protein sequence MVMTTHEEKMRTVRFRVAATPHIVVNSDICRNECSVHACVYVCPANLFVPLDDGGILFNYEQCFECGTCYIACNQEGAIRWTYPDGGYGVTFRES from the coding sequence ATGGTGATGACCACCCATGAAGAGAAGATGCGCACCGTGCGCTTTCGGGTGGCGGCGACCCCGCATATCGTGGTGAATTCGGACATCTGCCGCAACGAATGCTCGGTCCACGCCTGCGTCTATGTCTGTCCGGCCAATCTGTTCGTCCCGCTGGACGACGGCGGCATCCTGTTCAACTACGAACAATGCTTCGAGTGCGGCACCTGCTATATCGCTTGCAATCAGGAGGGGGCCATTCGCTGGACTTACCCGGACGGCGGTTATGGCGTGACCTTCCGGGAATCGTGA
- a CDS encoding FAD-dependent oxidoreductase — protein sequence MTTPSAKQQFDVIVVGAGPAGSAAALLSARAGLKVLLLERGEYPGAKNVSGAVFYGSAILNELIPNWWEQAPVERHICRRDIAFMSKSTAVALDFRCAGPGYATAPYNGFTVLRPKFDRWLAAQAEAAGAFVLTSAVVDDVLQEKGRIVGVRVRREQGEIYGKVVIACDGVNSFLAKKAGLQREFHPHELSLGIKEVIGLDPAVIEDRFHLTGHDGIAYEYLGAITEDVHGGAFLYTNRDSLSLGLIGQISSLVERRKRPYELLERFKAHPAVAPLVRGGKLREYSAHLIPESGWAMKPKLYTDGMLVAGDAAGFCLAAGLYLEGMNYAMQSGLAAAETAILACQKGNFSARVLAAYQKNLKQRNVSTDFRAYRHAPSFVNGPRLQNLYPEMVAQGMEQIFRVDGAPKRKILPLAYRMIRQSSIKPGQLLRDVYQVARAYLW from the coding sequence CATCGTCGTCGGCGCGGGACCAGCAGGCAGCGCCGCCGCGCTGCTCAGCGCCCGCGCCGGACTCAAGGTGCTGCTGCTGGAGCGCGGTGAATATCCCGGCGCAAAAAATGTCTCCGGCGCAGTGTTTTACGGCAGCGCCATTCTCAATGAACTGATTCCCAACTGGTGGGAACAAGCCCCAGTAGAGCGGCATATTTGCCGCCGCGATATCGCCTTCATGTCAAAGAGCACGGCGGTGGCGCTGGATTTTCGTTGCGCTGGCCCCGGTTACGCCACCGCGCCCTACAACGGCTTCACCGTGCTGCGACCCAAGTTCGACCGCTGGCTGGCCGCTCAGGCGGAAGCAGCGGGCGCTTTCGTGCTGACCTCGGCGGTCGTCGATGATGTGTTGCAAGAGAAAGGTCGCATCGTCGGGGTGCGGGTGCGCCGCGAACAGGGTGAGATTTACGGCAAGGTGGTGATCGCTTGCGATGGAGTCAATTCCTTCTTGGCCAAGAAAGCCGGTCTGCAACGTGAATTTCACCCTCATGAACTGTCGCTGGGGATTAAGGAAGTGATCGGGCTGGACCCGGCGGTGATCGAGGATCGTTTCCACCTCACCGGCCATGATGGCATCGCTTACGAATATCTGGGGGCGATTACCGAGGATGTCCATGGCGGCGCCTTTCTCTACACCAACCGCGATTCGCTGTCGCTGGGGCTGATCGGTCAAATTTCGTCGCTCGTGGAGCGGCGCAAGCGACCCTATGAACTGTTGGAGCGCTTCAAAGCCCATCCGGCGGTCGCGCCGCTGGTGCGCGGCGGCAAGTTGCGTGAGTATTCGGCGCACCTGATTCCTGAAAGCGGCTGGGCGATGAAGCCAAAGCTTTACACCGACGGCATGTTGGTGGCTGGCGACGCCGCCGGGTTCTGCCTGGCCGCTGGCTTGTATCTGGAAGGTATGAATTATGCGATGCAGTCCGGGTTGGCGGCGGCGGAAACCGCGATACTCGCCTGTCAAAAGGGAAATTTCTCGGCGCGCGTCCTCGCAGCTTATCAGAAAAATTTGAAGCAGCGCAACGTTTCTACCGACTTCCGGGCCTACCGTCATGCGCCGTCCTTTGTCAATGGGCCGCGTCTGCAAAATCTTTACCCCGAAATGGTTGCGCAGGGAATGGAACAAATCTTCCGGGTGGACGGCGCGCCTAAACGGAAGATTCTGCCGCTGGCCTACCGGATGATCCGTCAGTCTTCGATCAAGCCGGGGCAATTGCTCCGTGATGTCTATCAGGTGGCGAGGGCTTATCTATGGTGA